The proteins below come from a single bacterium genomic window:
- a CDS encoding DNA polymerase ligase N-terminal domain-containing protein — protein MSKTLSYTDVNTDRDGVFVIHEHHATHLHWDMRLSMDGVLKSWALPKIPPTECGIKRLALQTQDHSLDYANFEGIIPKGLYGAGEVKIWDKGKYELITRAQNKIEFTLYGKKLKGTYVLFKFKKGGNNQWLFLKEGHKNNIKYQKWG, from the coding sequence ATGTCTAAAACACTGAGCTACACGGATGTGAACACTGATAGGGATGGTGTTTTTGTAATCCATGAACATCACGCAACTCACTTGCATTGGGATATGCGGCTTAGTATGGATGGTGTGCTTAAAAGTTGGGCACTCCCTAAGATACCACCAACAGAGTGTGGTATAAAGAGGCTTGCTCTCCAGACTCAAGACCATTCACTTGACTATGCTAATTTTGAGGGCATAATCCCTAAAGGCTTATATGGAGCAGGTGAAGTTAAAATATGGGATAAGGGTAAGTATGAACTTATTACAAGGGCTCAAAATAAGATAGAATTTACACTTTATGGTAAAAAGTTAAAAGGAACCTATGTACTATTTAAATTTAAAAAGGGGGGCAATAACCAGTGGCTATTTTTAAAGGAAGGGCATAAAAATAATATCAAATATCAAAAATGGGGGTAG